AAGTACCACCCGAAGGATGGCGGCGACGTCATCACCATCAACATCATCGACACCCCGGGCCACGCCGACTTCGGCGGTGAGGTCGAGCGCGGTCTCTCGATGGTGGACGCGGTCGTGCTGCTCGTCGATGCCTCCGAGGGCCCGCTCCCGCAGACCCGCTTCGTGCTCCGCAAGGCGCTCACGGCCAAGCTGCCGGTCATCCTCTGCATCAACAAGACCGACCGGCCGGACTCCCGGATCTCCGAGGTCATCGACGAGACGTACGACCTCTTCCTGGACCTGGACGCCGACGAGGACCAGATCGAGTTCCCGATCGTCTACGCCTGTGCCCGTGACGGCGTCGCCTCGCTGACCAAGCCCGAGGACGGCACGGTTCCGGCGGACAGCACCAACCTGGAGCCGTTCTTCAACACGATCCTCTCCACGGTTCCGGCTCCGGAGTACGACGCGGACGCGCCTCTCCAGGCCCACGTCACCAACCTGGACGCCGACAACTTCCTCGGCCGTATCGCGCTCTGCCGCGTCGAGCAGGGTGAGCTCCGCAAGGGCCAGACCGTCACGTGGATCAAGCGCGACGGTTCGATGTCCAACGTCCGCATCACCGAGCTGCTGATGACCGAGGCGCTCACCCGCAAGCCGGCCGAGATGGCGGGCCCCGGTGACATCTGTGCCATCGCCGGTATCCCGGACATCATGATCGGCGAGACCCTGGCCGACACCGAGAACCCGATCGCGCTGCCGCTCATCACGGTCGACGAGCCGGCCATCTCGATGACCATCGGTGCCAACACCTCGCCGCTGGTCGGCAAGGGCGGCAAGGGCCACAAGGTCACCGCGCGTCAGATCAAGGACCGTCTCGACCGCGAGCTGGTCGGTAACGTCTCGCTGCGCGTCCTGGACACCGAGCGTCCCGACGCCTGGGAGGTCCAGGGCCGTGGTGAGCTCGCGCTGGCCATCCTGGTCGAGCAGATGCGCCGTGAGGGCTTCGAGCTGACCGTCGGCAAGCCCGAGGTCGTCACCAAGCAGGTCGACGGCAAGACGCACGAGCCGATCGAGCGCATGACGATCGACTCGCCCGAGGAGCACCTCGGCGCCATCACGCAGCTGATGGCGACCCGTAAGGGCCGCATGGAGACGATGACGAACCACGGTTCGGGCTGGGTCCGCATGGAGTGGATCGTGCCGTCCCGCGGCCTCATCGGCTTCCGTACGGAGTTCCTGACGCAGACCCGCGGTACGGGCATCGCGCACTCGATCTTCGAGGGCCACGAGCCGTGGTTCGGCGAGCTGCGCACCCGTCACAACGGCTCGCTGGTCGCGGACCGTTCGGGCACGGTGACGCCGTTCGCGATGGTCAACCTCCAGGAGCGCGGTGTCATCTTCACGGAGGCCGGCACCGAGGTCTACGAGGGCATGATCATCGGCGAGAACTCCCGCGCCGACGACATGGACGTGAACATCACCAAGGAGAAGAAGCTCACCAACATGCGTGCGGCTTCCGCGGACACCACCGAGAACGTGGTGCCCGCGCGCAAGCTCTCCCTGGAGCAGTCCCTGGAGTTCTGCCGCGACGACGAGTGCATCGAGGTGACCCCGGAGACCGTGCGTATCCGCAAGGTCGTCCTGGACGCCAAGCAGCGTGGCCGCACGGCCTCGCGCGCCAAGAACGGCTGACGCGGCGTCGGCCGGCTGTGAGCACACTCACCGTGTGACGTGGTCGGTCCACATCCGGAGCGTCGGATTCAGTCGACGATCCGTCAGCACGAGGCATTGACAAGAGGTCCGGCCCCCCACGGAAACTGTGGGGGGCCGGACCTTTCGTCAATCACTTTTCCTGACCGAGGTGTCCGGATATCGGGCGTCGCTCTCCGGAACATGTGTTAACGGTCCGTTTCGGGGGTGTCTGTCTAGGATCAGTTTGTCCGGATTTCGGTCACACGGACCATGCTGATGTTGTCAAACCGAGACCCTTTAAGTGTGGTTTACAGCCTGGGCGTACCCAATAGTTGGCTCCATTGAGCTCGGGTCAATGGGTCACGCACTGTGGGGAGTGCCGACTCACGAGCACACTCGGGGCACTGAATCGATCGCCGTCAGGGGTGTCGGTAGATCTCTCCAGTGCCCCTCTTGTAGTCAAAAGTGGACTCATGAGGAGGAAACCCATGCGCGGTGCCAAGAGCGCCAAGTGGGTCGCGGGAGCGGCAATCATCGCCCTGGCCGCGACTGCCTGTGGCGGCGGCGAAGACGGCAACAAGGGCAACGAGAGTGCCAAGGGTGCAGTTGACCCCAACGGCATCTTCTCCATCGAGGTCGGTGAGCCGCAGAACCCGCTGCAGCCGGCGAACACGATGGAGTCGAACGGCAGCATCGTCACCGATGCGATCTTCTCGCAGCTGGTCGACTACGACCCGGCCGGCAAGCTTGAGATGATCAACGCCGAGTCGGTCGACACCACGGACTCCAAGCTGTGGACGGTCAAGCTCAAGAAGGACTGGAAGTTCCACGACGGGACCCCGGTCACCGCCGAGTCCTACGTCAAGGCGTGGAACTGGGCCGCCAACATCACCAACGCGCAGACCAACGCGTCCTGGTTCCAGGGCATCAAGGGCTACGCCGACGTGCACCCCGAGGGTGAAGGCGCCAAGCCGAAGGCCGACGCCATGTCCGGCCTGAAGATCGTGGACGACTACACGTTCACCATCGAGCTCGACGCCCCGCTGCCGTACTTCGCGTACAAGCTCGGCTACACGGTCTACTCCCCGCTCCCCGAGTCCTTCTACGCGGACCCGAAGGCCGCCGGCGAGAAGCCGGTCGGCAACGGCGCGTACAAGTTCGAGAGCTGGGACCACAAGAAGCAGATCAAGGTCGTCCGCAACGACGACTACAAGGGTCTCGACAAGGCGAAGAACGGTGGTGTGATCTTCAAGAACTACACCACCATCGAGACCGCCTACGAGGACCTGAAGTCGGGCAACGTCGACGTCCTCCGCCAGATCGGCCCGAAGGACCTCCCGGTCTACCGTGCCGACCTCGGTGACCGCGCTGTGGACAAGGCGTACTCCGCCATCCAGACGCTCGGTGTCGCGATGTACCAGAAGCAGTGGAAGGACACCGACCCCAAGGTCCTCCAGGGCCTGTCGATGGCCATCGACCGGGACACGATCACCAAGACGGTGCTCCAGGGCACCCGCGAGCCGGCCACCGGCTGGGTCGCCAAGGGCGTCCTCGGCTACCAGCCGAACGTCGCCGGTGACGTCACCAAGTACGACCCGGCGAAGGCCAAGGCCCTCATCAAGGAGGGTGGCGGTGTTCCGGGTAACAAGGTC
The Streptomyces sp. NBC_00234 DNA segment above includes these coding regions:
- the typA gene encoding translational GTPase TypA codes for the protein MPTRHDIRNVAIVAHVDHGKTTLVDAMLKQAGAFAAHAAEHLDDRMMDSNDLEREKGITILAKNTAVKYHPKDGGDVITINIIDTPGHADFGGEVERGLSMVDAVVLLVDASEGPLPQTRFVLRKALTAKLPVILCINKTDRPDSRISEVIDETYDLFLDLDADEDQIEFPIVYACARDGVASLTKPEDGTVPADSTNLEPFFNTILSTVPAPEYDADAPLQAHVTNLDADNFLGRIALCRVEQGELRKGQTVTWIKRDGSMSNVRITELLMTEALTRKPAEMAGPGDICAIAGIPDIMIGETLADTENPIALPLITVDEPAISMTIGANTSPLVGKGGKGHKVTARQIKDRLDRELVGNVSLRVLDTERPDAWEVQGRGELALAILVEQMRREGFELTVGKPEVVTKQVDGKTHEPIERMTIDSPEEHLGAITQLMATRKGRMETMTNHGSGWVRMEWIVPSRGLIGFRTEFLTQTRGTGIAHSIFEGHEPWFGELRTRHNGSLVADRSGTVTPFAMVNLQERGVIFTEAGTEVYEGMIIGENSRADDMDVNITKEKKLTNMRAASADTTENVVPARKLSLEQSLEFCRDDECIEVTPETVRIRKVVLDAKQRGRTASRAKNG
- a CDS encoding peptide ABC transporter substrate-binding protein — encoded protein: MRGAKSAKWVAGAAIIALAATACGGGEDGNKGNESAKGAVDPNGIFSIEVGEPQNPLQPANTMESNGSIVTDAIFSQLVDYDPAGKLEMINAESVDTTDSKLWTVKLKKDWKFHDGTPVTAESYVKAWNWAANITNAQTNASWFQGIKGYADVHPEGEGAKPKADAMSGLKIVDDYTFTIELDAPLPYFAYKLGYTVYSPLPESFYADPKAAGEKPVGNGAYKFESWDHKKQIKVVRNDDYKGLDKAKNGGVIFKNYTTIETAYEDLKSGNVDVLRQIGPKDLPVYRADLGDRAVDKAYSAIQTLGVAMYQKQWKDTDPKVLQGLSMAIDRDTITKTVLQGTREPATGWVAKGVLGYQPNVAGDVTKYDPAKAKALIKEGGGVPGNKVFIQFNADGGHKEWVEAVCNSITQATGVACAGDSKADFQADLDARDAKQVKSFYRGGWVLDYPVNANFISDLFRTGAAGNNGFFSNKELDAKIKAADTAPSLDESVKAYQEVEKELVNYMPTIPLWYYKVNAGYSEKVQNVDYAQDGDPILTQVEVKK